The following are from one region of the Phormidium sp. PBR-2020 genome:
- a CDS encoding DUF928 domain-containing protein codes for MVCNRVPSLTLSLGLLLGLLSGHQSPVKAQFSAPNLGTPVSSGGRTLQFSPPDRGAPESADGGATRRSDCIHVVPLMPVDDRNIHFGLTYQEHPQFYWYIGSAKAGLESAKIIIERDNNQGSIEEVHRVNVSLPPTLNDGEHILQFSAPPDEPGLAVGELYRWYLEIQCNPLDLQDPTSLMIYEGWIERVEPDADFAQGSTSGEVSLEPAYQYGTAGIWFDYLQEMVGTLDAWSYILSGFGIIQPETDVHILNDETETVSEESHISFYSLIRKPSSPHESDPHESDLDLGHRQEWILDLE; via the coding sequence ATGGTTTGCAATCGTGTTCCATCTCTAACATTGAGTTTAGGACTGCTGCTTGGACTCCTCAGCGGCCATCAAAGTCCTGTCAAGGCACAATTTTCAGCACCGAACCTCGGAACTCCCGTCAGTTCCGGGGGACGCACACTTCAGTTCTCCCCGCCCGATCGCGGCGCTCCAGAATCAGCCGACGGAGGGGCAACTCGGCGGTCTGATTGTATTCATGTTGTCCCCCTCATGCCCGTTGATGACCGCAATATCCACTTCGGCTTAACCTATCAAGAGCATCCCCAATTTTATTGGTACATCGGCAGTGCCAAAGCCGGCTTAGAAAGCGCCAAAATTATCATTGAGCGCGATAATAACCAAGGTAGCATCGAAGAAGTGCATCGAGTGAACGTGAGTCTCCCTCCAACGCTCAATGATGGGGAGCATATCTTGCAATTTTCAGCCCCCCCCGATGAACCCGGCCTAGCCGTTGGCGAGTTGTATCGTTGGTACTTAGAAATTCAATGCAACCCCCTCGATCTCCAAGATCCCACTAGCCTCATGATTTATGAGGGCTGGATAGAGCGAGTTGAGCCAGACGCAGACTTTGCCCAAGGTTCAACCTCTGGGGAAGTCTCCTTAGAGCCAGCCTATCAGTATGGAACGGCGGGGATTTGGTTTGACTATCTTCAGGAGATGGTGGGTACCCTCGATGCTTGGTCATATATCCTCTCGGGATTTGGGATCATCCAACCGGAAACGGACGTTCACATTCTCAACGATGAAACTGAAACCGTCTCAGAGGAATCCCACATTAGCTTCTATTCTCTCATCCGCAAGCCCTCATCCCCCCATGAGAGTGACCCCCATGAGAGTGATCTAGATCTCGGCCACCGCCAAGAGTGGATTCTCGATCTAGAGTAG
- a CDS encoding peroxiredoxin — MMTRRSFLISRLLTVVLLGLTAMTGLLASPSTAWAMGGTLPPLNQLAPDFTLPSNSGDGEISLSDYRGQWLVVYFYPADFTPGCTLEARRFQQDLPKYLDLNTQILGISADDVDSHQDFCDSEGLRFPLLSDVGGAVSKAYGSWIYSRSVRHSFIIDPDGILRDRFVKVNPSIHSQDVLARLKDLQAAS; from the coding sequence ATGATGACCCGTCGCTCCTTCCTAATATCTCGTCTGTTGACCGTCGTTTTGCTGGGACTAACGGCGATGACTGGTCTCCTGGCCTCCCCCTCAACCGCTTGGGCCATGGGGGGAACCTTGCCACCACTCAATCAATTGGCCCCAGACTTCACCCTCCCCAGTAATAGTGGTGATGGAGAGATTTCCCTCTCTGACTATCGGGGACAATGGCTAGTGGTGTACTTCTACCCGGCCGATTTTACCCCCGGTTGCACCCTCGAAGCCCGTCGCTTTCAACAGGATCTGCCCAAGTACCTGGATCTCAACACCCAAATTTTAGGCATCAGTGCCGATGATGTGGACTCCCATCAAGACTTCTGCGACTCCGAAGGCTTGCGGTTTCCTCTATTATCTGATGTCGGGGGAGCCGTCAGTAAAGCCTATGGGTCTTGGATTTACTCTCGTTCCGTGCGCCATAGCTTCATTATTGACCCCGATGGCATCCTGCGCGATCGCTTTGTGAAAGTGAACCCCTCCATTCACAGTCAAGACGTTCTCGCTCGCCTCAAAGACTTACAAGCGGCCTCCTAA
- a CDS encoding DUF3122 domain-containing protein, whose amino-acid sequence MPPTPSILVHSGQTHHTARARSPNPEPTVTRISPQVSRYEPRAGKTALKSQNSVAFLRLTVNDKDPDFRQTCDFRTGILPQTLRQTLFVLASLLILLGGPLYAVPSQSLAQAAPIQEQTEAPGQVIYQTRHRLKDSLGNSWQVIFYKRVAEEGETRNLNLRLAGFPGAVEFQHPQPLIITPSRGETLEAADDFANEAPAPNIGEYDFGAIANRLPSRSSLELTLPLKERAASLQIPLPVVLEWQDILKK is encoded by the coding sequence ATGCCGCCAACACCGTCAATCCTCGTACATTCTGGGCAAACCCATCATACAGCAAGGGCCCGATCGCCAAATCCCGAGCCAACGGTGACCCGAATTTCCCCTCAGGTCAGCAGATATGAACCCAGAGCCGGGAAAACCGCGTTAAAATCTCAAAACAGCGTTGCATTTTTGAGGTTGACTGTGAACGATAAAGACCCAGATTTTCGTCAAACCTGTGACTTCCGGACCGGCATCTTGCCTCAAACCCTGCGCCAAACCCTGTTCGTCCTCGCGAGTTTGCTGATTCTGCTTGGCGGCCCCCTCTATGCTGTGCCGAGTCAATCCCTGGCCCAGGCGGCTCCTATCCAAGAACAAACCGAAGCCCCCGGACAGGTCATTTACCAAACCCGTCATCGCCTCAAGGACAGTTTAGGGAACTCCTGGCAGGTGATTTTCTACAAACGAGTTGCCGAGGAAGGAGAGACTCGTAATCTCAATCTACGTCTGGCTGGATTTCCCGGTGCGGTTGAGTTTCAGCATCCCCAACCCCTCATCATTACCCCCTCACGGGGGGAGACGTTAGAGGCCGCTGATGACTTTGCCAACGAGGCCCCGGCCCCCAATATCGGTGAATATGATTTCGGGGCGATCGCCAATCGTCTCCCCTCCCGCAGTTCCCTGGAGTTAACCCTCCCCCTCAAAGAACGAGCGGCCAGTCTGCAAATTCCTCTCCCTGTCGTCCTAGAATGGCAAGATATCCTTAAAAAATAG
- a CDS encoding SDR family oxidoreductase yields MPRALITGASSGIGAEFARQLAPQGYDLVLTARSQAPLEHLAAELRQSQGIEVEVIPLDLTQADAPSQLHQQTSDRNLQIDLLINNAGFGDYGDFAQGDRSKLLGMVQLNITALTDLTYQFLQPMRSRQSGTILNIGSIGGFQPIPYLALYAASKAFVLSFSEALWAENKDLGVKVMAICPGPTATGFNDVAGFPEAEAGNPSPGLASVESVVSESLKAMKRDSGSAVVGGWANHLITSIPRLLPRDTLAQVIGEQFRPKSPSRD; encoded by the coding sequence ATGCCCAGAGCCTTAATTACCGGTGCCTCATCAGGAATTGGCGCTGAATTTGCCCGCCAACTTGCCCCCCAAGGCTATGACTTAGTCCTCACAGCGCGATCGCAAGCCCCTCTAGAACACCTCGCCGCCGAACTGCGCCAGAGTCAGGGCATTGAGGTAGAAGTGATTCCTTTGGATTTAACCCAAGCCGATGCCCCCAGTCAGTTGCATCAGCAGACGAGCGATCGCAACCTCCAGATTGATTTATTAATCAATAATGCTGGATTCGGCGACTATGGAGACTTTGCCCAAGGCGATCGCAGCAAACTGCTGGGAATGGTCCAACTCAACATTACCGCCCTGACAGACTTAACCTATCAATTTCTCCAACCCATGCGATCGCGCCAATCGGGAACCATCCTCAACATCGGCTCCATCGGTGGCTTCCAACCCATCCCCTACCTTGCCCTATACGCCGCCAGCAAAGCCTTTGTCCTTAGCTTTAGCGAAGCCCTCTGGGCTGAGAACAAAGACTTGGGCGTTAAAGTCATGGCCATTTGTCCCGGGCCAACCGCAACAGGATTTAACGACGTTGCCGGATTTCCCGAAGCTGAGGCTGGCAACCCCTCCCCAGGACTGGCCTCCGTAGAGTCCGTCGTCAGCGAATCCCTTAAAGCCATGAAACGGGATAGTGGCAGTGCCGTCGTCGGGGGCTGGGCCAACCATCTCATTACCAGTATCCCCCGTCTCTTGCCCCGAGATACCCTCGCCCAAGTCATCGGCGAGCAATTCCGACCCAAATCCCCAAGCCGAGATTAG
- a CDS encoding glycosyl hydrolase family 15 → MLNPKLDRLYHEIKGVILAKQHPVSGLLPASTAVNEHGDYTDAWVRDNVYSILAVWGLALAYRKIDTEQGRAYELEQSVVKLMRGLLRSMMSQANKVERFKHTQDPLDALHAKYDTSSGNPVVADHEWGHLQIDATSVFLLMLSQMTASGLQIVFNLDEVNFVQNLVYYIGRTYRTPDYGIWERGNKINHGKPELNASSVGMAKAALEAMQNINLFGSRGDQASVIHVVPDDIARARITLEALLPRESNSKEVDAALLSVIGFPAFGVEDSQLRDRTHRKIVDKLQGNYGCKRFLRDGHQTVLEDSHRLHYEPQELQQFENIECEWPLFFCYLYLNHLFMGNVEKARDYGEKIENILVEKYGWKLLPELYYVPESLLEAERETPHTQPRLPNENIPLVWAQSLYWLGEIIEAGLIDLGDIDPLGRHLHRRKPHPSVVQVALLAEDAALQDELAGYGIATETLAEIEPIKLSDAQELAWIYHQVGRNNKLDLTGRPIRLVRSLTTAQVFRIRGERVMFLPSFVNPQQFYITLDYHFLIAQIESEISYISRHWYNLGRPTLILMLTRQLVETGQEPLLQLMLQLRDGDCKGTPVRLGSLNQLLLTAGSERIDDLEEFEFSQPSQKEAQVSSAYLLYNPAQSRPLTPTQEFSLECERDSEVLLERLRSSQNLYEQVEILGTLVNLEGLEFDTGLGGDRPVTVADLLEELYNKASHRDANNAGTVHWSVVRYAAGLLGKASLGLTEAVTDIVVRQKQLAIGKSYSEESIITSPLPHNELMEKITRFCHEDVRDRVLTQEIAIYLGLMIQAEPSLFDGLLTLRVGYLILLLTSELVSEFGMTQDEAYGKLVQLSPFEIQTRLRGAIAGYTGFNRRLQQQESLHIKSSSSTIDWEVLPEDMTEETPPDDWLRQRQRDGAAGRVPKQFYPRVWQILNHCKGLVIGDKLESRNRIESEYILAEMTPGEKNFALRVERLLNKIPAPQYRHLTIEALMELQALFARNPELEIDDYIVLDVLIGHAVRLSWQQRYPERIDRYDEDRAAAWSHFYEASPSICAQFIAQAFEFLSQERSKLEQGEEPRRGVPLWSP, encoded by the coding sequence ATGCTCAACCCCAAACTCGATCGCCTCTATCACGAAATTAAAGGGGTGATCCTCGCCAAACAACATCCCGTCAGTGGCTTGCTTCCGGCGAGTACAGCCGTAAATGAACATGGCGATTACACCGATGCCTGGGTTCGGGATAATGTCTACAGTATCCTCGCCGTCTGGGGACTCGCCCTGGCCTACCGCAAAATTGACACGGAACAGGGACGGGCCTACGAACTTGAACAGAGTGTGGTCAAGTTAATGCGTGGTTTGTTGCGATCGATGATGAGTCAGGCCAACAAAGTCGAACGATTTAAACATACCCAAGACCCCCTCGATGCCCTTCATGCCAAGTATGACACCAGCAGCGGCAACCCCGTGGTAGCCGATCATGAATGGGGCCATTTACAGATTGATGCCACCTCCGTATTTCTGTTGATGCTCTCTCAGATGACCGCTTCAGGGTTGCAGATTGTCTTTAATTTGGATGAGGTGAACTTTGTCCAAAACTTGGTCTACTACATTGGCCGCACCTACCGCACCCCCGATTATGGCATTTGGGAACGGGGCAACAAAATCAATCATGGCAAGCCGGAACTTAACGCCAGTTCCGTGGGGATGGCAAAAGCAGCCCTAGAGGCGATGCAAAACATTAACCTATTTGGATCTCGTGGTGATCAAGCCTCGGTGATTCATGTGGTTCCCGATGACATTGCCCGCGCTCGCATTACCCTCGAAGCCTTACTCCCTCGGGAATCCAATTCCAAGGAAGTCGATGCAGCATTATTGAGTGTGATTGGCTTTCCCGCCTTTGGCGTCGAGGATAGCCAGTTGCGCGATCGCACCCACCGTAAAATTGTCGATAAGCTGCAAGGTAACTACGGCTGTAAACGGTTCTTACGGGACGGTCACCAGACAGTGCTTGAGGATAGTCATCGCCTGCACTATGAACCCCAGGAACTTCAACAGTTTGAAAACATTGAATGTGAATGGCCATTATTTTTCTGCTATTTATATCTCAACCATCTTTTTATGGGCAATGTTGAGAAAGCCCGTGACTATGGAGAAAAAATCGAAAACATCTTAGTTGAGAAATATGGCTGGAAACTTCTACCAGAACTCTACTATGTTCCTGAAAGCTTGCTAGAAGCTGAGCGAGAGACCCCCCACACTCAACCCCGTTTGCCCAACGAAAACATCCCCCTGGTTTGGGCCCAAAGTCTTTATTGGCTAGGAGAAATCATTGAGGCAGGACTGATTGATTTAGGAGACATCGACCCCCTAGGACGGCATTTACATCGACGTAAACCTCATCCTTCAGTGGTGCAAGTGGCGTTACTGGCAGAGGATGCCGCCTTGCAAGATGAACTCGCAGGCTATGGTATTGCGACCGAAACTCTGGCGGAAATTGAACCGATTAAGCTCAGTGATGCGCAAGAACTGGCCTGGATTTATCACCAGGTCGGGCGCAATAATAAATTAGACTTGACGGGGCGACCGATTCGCTTAGTCCGCAGTTTGACTACAGCTCAAGTGTTTCGGATTCGGGGCGAGCGGGTGATGTTTTTACCCTCATTTGTCAATCCACAACAGTTTTATATTACCCTCGACTATCACTTTCTCATTGCTCAAATTGAAAGTGAAATCTCCTATATTTCTCGCCATTGGTACAACTTAGGTCGCCCCACCTTAATCCTAATGTTGACGCGTCAATTGGTGGAAACGGGTCAAGAACCCCTGCTACAACTGATGTTGCAATTGCGTGATGGTGATTGTAAGGGAACCCCCGTCCGTTTAGGGTCTCTCAATCAGTTACTCTTAACCGCCGGGAGTGAACGCATTGATGATTTAGAGGAGTTTGAGTTCTCCCAACCCTCCCAGAAAGAAGCCCAGGTTTCCAGCGCCTATCTTCTCTATAACCCAGCTCAAAGTCGGCCCTTGACCCCTACCCAAGAGTTTAGCCTCGAATGTGAACGGGATAGCGAGGTCTTGCTTGAGCGGTTGCGCAGTTCCCAGAATCTTTATGAACAGGTGGAAATTCTGGGAACTCTGGTCAATTTGGAAGGCTTGGAGTTCGATACGGGTTTAGGGGGCGATCGCCCGGTAACGGTGGCCGATCTACTCGAAGAACTCTACAACAAAGCCAGCCATCGTGACGCCAATAACGCCGGGACTGTCCATTGGTCTGTGGTACGCTATGCGGCGGGATTATTGGGTAAAGCCAGCCTCGGCTTAACGGAAGCCGTCACCGATATTGTGGTGCGTCAGAAACAGTTGGCGATCGGCAAATCCTATAGTGAAGAGTCGATTATTACCAGTCCCCTGCCCCATAATGAGCTGATGGAGAAGATTACTCGCTTCTGTCATGAAGATGTGCGCGATCGCGTCCTCACCCAAGAAATCGCCATCTATTTAGGCTTGATGATTCAAGCTGAACCCAGTTTGTTTGACGGCTTACTCACCCTGCGGGTGGGCTATCTGATTTTGCTGTTAACCAGCGAGCTTGTCAGTGAGTTCGGCATGACTCAGGATGAAGCCTATGGCAAACTGGTGCAGTTGAGTCCCTTCGAGATTCAAACCCGGTTGCGGGGTGCGATCGCCGGCTATACAGGCTTTAACCGCCGTCTGCAACAGCAGGAATCCCTCCATATCAAATCTAGCAGCAGCACCATTGACTGGGAGGTGTTACCAGAAGACATGACCGAAGAAACTCCCCCCGATGACTGGTTACGCCAACGTCAGCGGGATGGGGCTGCCGGCCGAGTTCCCAAACAGTTTTATCCCCGAGTTTGGCAAATCCTGAACCATTGTAAGGGCTTGGTAATTGGGGATAAACTCGAAAGCCGCAACCGTATCGAGAGTGAATATATCCTGGCAGAGATGACCCCCGGCGAGAAAAACTTTGCCCTGCGAGTAGAACGGTTATTAAATAAAATTCCCGCTCCCCAATATCGCCATCTCACCATCGAAGCCTTGATGGAGTTGCAGGCCCTTTTCGCCCGCAACCCTGAATTAGAAATCGACGATTACATTGTCTTAGATGTGCTGATTGGCCATGCGGTGCGCCTATCCTGGCAACAGCGCTATCCCGAGCGCATCGACCGTTACGACGAAGACCGCGCGGCGGCCTGGAGTCACTTCTATGAAGCCTCTCCCTCCATTTGCGCCCAGTTCATCGCCCAAGCCTTTGAGTTCCTCAGTCAGGAACGCTCAAAACTGGAACAGGGGGAGGAACCACGTAGGGGCGTACCCTTGTGGTCGCCCTAG
- a CDS encoding adenylate/guanylate cyclase domain-containing protein, with product MRDKLRGQVWRWRGIWAITPTATAIVFLIRATGLLQGLELAALDVFFRLRPREEPDERVLVVGISENDLQQYGHPINDQLLAEALEYIATGQPRAMGLDIYRDLPVPPPYPQIVQQFLQQPELLTQTPPLEPGYAQLNQIYRDIENLIGIAKITGGVDRVAPPPVLAELGRVGANDLPRDKDGRLRRAFLYLTDPQSEEIVLSIGLHLALLHLEPYGILPQITDDDRQWVQLADTVFVPLASGDGGYGSFDDRGYQIFINYRNNGKTFETIELQDILERQVSSDIFRDRTILIGHTAESLKDFFDTPFSIQAEGIQTTSGVEVHANVVSHILSATLDGRSQILTLPKPLEWTWIFSAAVSGAALAWIWRYSDRAMRLLGQILSGTLVVGIAYWAFLQGWWIPLLPSLMAQSLAALSIVAYVARSAIDIRQTFSRYLTDEVVATLLETPEGLRLGGERRKITILTSDLRGFTSISERLPPEDVVSILNIYLEAMADAITSYQGTIDEFMGDGILVLFGAPTQRPDDADRAVACAIAMQQAMTQVNQNMAELDLPNLEMGIGINTGEVVVGNIGSLKRTKYGIVGSQVNLTYRIESYTVGGQILITESTLTEVDSIIDFDAEDKVCPKGVTQPISIYSVVGISGKHNLTLSRDQLPLHELNPALPVSFTPLHGKQLSDRHYPAELIKLSPQSAHLSSPHGADLLMNLRFIIDLPESFGKHPEEFYGKVIKDDSVPPNGFAIRLTSVSMELKAYFEHLYQPN from the coding sequence ATGCGGGATAAACTTCGAGGACAGGTTTGGCGGTGGCGAGGCATTTGGGCGATCACCCCGACCGCCACCGCAATCGTTTTTCTAATACGAGCAACGGGACTCCTCCAAGGCTTAGAACTAGCGGCCTTGGATGTATTTTTTCGTCTACGTCCCCGGGAAGAGCCAGACGAACGAGTGTTAGTGGTGGGAATTTCCGAAAATGATTTGCAGCAGTACGGTCATCCCATCAATGATCAACTCCTGGCCGAGGCCCTGGAATACATCGCCACCGGCCAACCTCGGGCCATGGGCTTAGATATCTATCGAGATTTGCCCGTACCGCCACCTTACCCGCAGATTGTCCAGCAGTTTCTGCAACAACCGGAGTTACTGACTCAAACTCCCCCCCTAGAACCCGGCTATGCTCAGCTTAACCAGATCTACCGAGACATCGAAAATCTGATCGGCATCGCCAAAATTACCGGTGGTGTCGATCGCGTGGCCCCACCTCCCGTCTTAGCGGAACTCGGGCGGGTGGGGGCTAACGATTTACCCCGAGATAAAGATGGCCGCCTACGACGAGCCTTTCTCTATCTCACCGATCCTCAATCCGAAGAGATTGTCCTCAGTATTGGCCTACATCTAGCCCTACTGCACCTCGAACCCTATGGAATTTTGCCTCAAATTACCGACGATGACCGTCAATGGGTCCAACTTGCAGATACCGTCTTTGTCCCCCTCGCCAGTGGTGATGGCGGCTATGGCAGCTTTGACGATCGCGGCTACCAAATTTTTATTAACTACCGCAACAATGGCAAAACCTTTGAAACCATTGAACTTCAGGATATTTTAGAGCGGCAAGTTTCCTCAGATATCTTTCGCGATCGCACCATCCTAATTGGCCACACCGCCGAAAGCCTCAAAGACTTTTTCGATACCCCCTTCAGTATTCAAGCCGAGGGTATCCAGACAACCTCAGGCGTTGAAGTTCACGCCAACGTCGTCAGCCATATTCTGAGTGCCACCCTCGACGGGCGATCGCAAATTCTCACCCTTCCCAAACCCCTCGAATGGACCTGGATTTTCTCAGCGGCCGTCTCCGGCGCCGCGTTAGCCTGGATTTGGCGCTATAGCGATCGCGCCATGCGCCTACTCGGGCAAATCCTCTCAGGAACCCTGGTGGTTGGCATCGCCTATTGGGCCTTTTTACAAGGCTGGTGGATTCCCCTACTTCCCTCACTCATGGCTCAAAGCCTGGCCGCCCTCAGTATCGTAGCTTACGTAGCCCGCTCCGCCATCGACATTCGCCAGACCTTTAGCCGCTACCTCACCGATGAAGTCGTCGCCACCCTCCTAGAAACCCCCGAAGGCCTACGTTTAGGAGGAGAACGGCGCAAAATTACCATTCTCACCTCCGACTTACGGGGCTTCACCAGCATCTCTGAACGACTCCCCCCAGAAGATGTCGTGTCCATCCTCAACATTTATCTCGAAGCCATGGCCGATGCCATCACCAGCTATCAGGGAACCATCGATGAGTTTATGGGGGATGGGATTCTCGTGCTATTTGGCGCCCCCACCCAACGCCCCGATGACGCGGACCGAGCCGTGGCCTGCGCCATCGCCATGCAACAGGCCATGACCCAAGTGAATCAAAACATGGCCGAATTAGACCTGCCCAACCTAGAAATGGGGATTGGCATCAACACCGGCGAAGTCGTTGTGGGCAATATCGGCTCCCTCAAACGCACTAAATATGGCATCGTCGGCTCCCAAGTCAATTTAACCTATCGCATCGAATCCTATACCGTCGGTGGTCAGATTTTAATTACCGAATCCACCCTCACAGAAGTTGACAGCATCATTGATTTTGATGCTGAAGACAAAGTATGTCCAAAAGGGGTCACCCAACCCATCTCCATTTATTCCGTCGTCGGCATTAGCGGCAAACATAACCTCACCTTATCCCGAGACCAACTGCCCCTCCATGAACTGAACCCCGCCCTTCCCGTATCTTTTACCCCCTTACATGGCAAACAATTGAGCGATCGCCACTATCCCGCCGAGCTAATCAAACTCTCTCCCCAGAGCGCTCATCTGAGTTCACCTCATGGGGCAGACTTACTCATGAACCTAAGATTTATCATCGATTTACCCGAATCATTTGGCAAACACCCCGAAGAGTTTTACGGCAAAGTCATCAAAGACGATAGCGTCCCCCCCAACGGTTTTGCCATCCGGCTCACCTCCGTTTCCATGGAACTCAAAGCCTATTTTGAACATCTCTATCAACCCAATTGA
- a CDS encoding 4Fe-4S binding protein codes for MKKRVTLTFPRQSVQMPVTYRLAKDFNIASNIIRAQVAPNQIGKLVLELLGDIDEIHEAIDWMRAQEISVSVASGEIEIDETACVDCGLCTGVCPTQALSLHPESFELYFTRSRCIVCEQCIATCPVQAISTNL; via the coding sequence ATGAAAAAGCGTGTCACCCTTACCTTCCCCCGCCAATCGGTGCAAATGCCCGTCACCTACCGATTAGCCAAAGACTTTAACATCGCCTCCAACATTATCCGCGCCCAAGTCGCCCCCAACCAAATCGGCAAACTGGTGCTAGAACTATTAGGAGACATCGACGAAATCCACGAAGCCATCGACTGGATGCGGGCCCAAGAAATTTCCGTATCCGTCGCCAGTGGTGAAATCGAAATTGACGAAACCGCCTGCGTCGACTGTGGCCTCTGTACCGGTGTTTGTCCCACCCAAGCCCTATCCCTGCATCCAGAAAGCTTTGAACTGTATTTTACGCGATCGCGCTGTATCGTCTGTGAACAGTGCATTGCCACCTGTCCCGTTCAAGCCATTTCCACCAACCTCTAA
- a CDS encoding DUF1257 domain-containing protein gives MSHFSTLRTKITDAEVLKSSLRDLGINVKTEADVRGYNGQRVRADLVAVLDGEYDLGWSRNGDGSFDLIADLWGVAKKHNQTELINSINQKYAVNKTLAEVRRPGLQNANVKLMVQK, from the coding sequence ATGTCTCACTTTAGCACCCTGCGCACCAAAATCACCGATGCAGAAGTTTTGAAATCTTCTCTGCGTGATCTCGGCATCAATGTGAAAACCGAAGCTGATGTGCGTGGTTACAACGGTCAACGGGTTCGTGCTGACCTCGTCGCGGTTCTCGATGGCGAATACGATCTCGGCTGGTCTCGCAACGGCGATGGCTCCTTCGACCTGATTGCTGACCTCTGGGGTGTTGCCAAGAAACACAATCAGACGGAACTCATCAACTCCATCAATCAGAAGTACGCGGTCAACAAGACTCTGGCTGAAGTCCGCCGTCCGGGTCTGCAAAACGCGAACGTCAAACTGATGGTTCAAAAGTAG
- a CDS encoding thioredoxin family protein — protein MAEKPLNTNLDASEVTLAARIRNLIVVTVGAVLSVLIVLALQTQGTTASLSSLANGSVPLEEALANDQPSFVEFYADWCTSCQAMAGDMAALREEYGDRVNFVMLNVDNSKWLPEMGRYEVDGIPHFVFLDQAGEAIAQTIGEQPRTIVAANLEALLAGRPLPYNRQAGRTSEVRSGATLDSQGDDPRRHGAQVQD, from the coding sequence ATGGCTGAGAAACCATTGAATACGAACCTCGACGCCTCAGAGGTGACCCTAGCGGCGCGAATCCGTAATTTGATTGTGGTTACGGTAGGGGCGGTTCTAAGCGTCTTGATTGTTTTGGCGCTCCAGACTCAGGGAACAACGGCCTCTCTGTCTAGCTTAGCGAATGGTTCGGTTCCGTTGGAGGAGGCTCTGGCAAATGATCAACCGAGTTTTGTGGAGTTTTATGCGGATTGGTGTACCAGTTGTCAGGCGATGGCGGGGGATATGGCGGCGTTACGAGAGGAGTATGGCGATCGCGTTAATTTTGTCATGCTCAATGTAGACAATAGTAAATGGCTCCCGGAAATGGGCCGCTATGAGGTGGATGGGATTCCTCATTTCGTCTTCTTGGATCAAGCTGGGGAGGCGATCGCCCAAACCATTGGTGAACAACCTCGAACCATTGTGGCGGCGAATCTTGAGGCCCTGTTAGCAGGACGGCCATTGCCTTATAACCGTCAGGCGGGTCGCACCTCTGAGGTGAGGTCGGGGGCGACTCTAGACTCCCAAGGGGATGATCCCCGTCGTCATGGGGCGCAAGTCCAGGACTAA
- a CDS encoding nucleoside triphosphate pyrophosphohydrolase, whose product MDNSQVFPHKLVRDRIPEIIKNAGKHCQIEYLNPEDYRQALRDKLIEEAQEAAQADDDHLLSELADLTEVIGALLTSYHIPPERLRQQQQQRHQERGGFEQKIRLLRVCETGDR is encoded by the coding sequence ATGGATAACTCTCAAGTATTTCCCCATAAACTGGTACGCGATCGCATTCCCGAAATTATTAAAAACGCCGGTAAACACTGCCAAATCGAATATCTCAACCCAGAGGACTATCGACAGGCCTTGCGAGACAAACTCATCGAAGAAGCCCAAGAAGCCGCCCAAGCCGACGACGACCATCTCCTCAGTGAACTAGCGGATCTCACAGAAGTCATCGGCGCTCTCCTAACCAGCTATCACATCCCTCCTGAGCGCCTAAGGCAACAACAACAGCAGCGTCACCAAGAACGCGGAGGCTTTGAGCAAAAAATTCGGCTTTTGCGTGTCTGCGAAACCGGCGATCGCTGA
- the tsaE gene encoding tRNA (adenosine(37)-N6)-threonylcarbamoyltransferase complex ATPase subunit type 1 TsaE — protein MTSTHLFLANADATHRLGVQLGQTLPPGTTLLLQGELGAGKTTLVQGIGAGLGIGDRIVSPTFTLINEYDTGRIPLYHLDLYRLESSEVAGLQPQIYWEGLEVEPGVMVIEWAERLPELPPSYLKLDLLYEGEGRQVMVTGTSALMRLWSQLG, from the coding sequence ATGACCTCAACACACCTGTTTCTCGCCAATGCTGATGCCACCCACCGCCTGGGGGTGCAATTGGGCCAAACTCTCCCCCCAGGGACGACTCTACTGTTGCAAGGGGAGTTAGGGGCTGGAAAAACGACGCTGGTGCAGGGGATTGGTGCGGGGTTGGGGATTGGCGATCGTATTGTCAGCCCGACATTCACCCTGATCAATGAGTATGATACGGGTCGGATTCCCCTGTACCATTTAGACCTCTATCGTCTGGAGTCCTCGGAGGTGGCGGGGTTACAGCCTCAGATCTATTGGGAAGGTTTGGAAGTCGAACCTGGGGTGATGGTGATTGAATGGGCGGAACGGTTACCGGAGTTGCCCCCATCCTATCTGAAACTGGACTTACTCTATGAGGGGGAGGGACGGCAGGTGATGGTGACGGGAACCTCGGCGTTAATGAGGCTTTGGAGTCAATTGGGTTGA